The DNA window TCTCCGTAAGGAAACGGCTGCAGGCCGACGGCCACACCGTCATGCCGGTGCCGGCGACCAGCCCCTTCCACTCTCCCGCGATGGCCCCGGCCGCCGACGCCATCGAACGGGAGTACGCCCGGATCGGGTTCCGTCCCCCGCGCCTTGCGCTCTACTCCGGTTACACCGGGGAGCTGATGAGCGAGCGGGACGCGCTGAGCCCGCGGTTCTGGGCCCGCCAGATCACGGACACCGTGTACTTCAGGCCGGCCCTCGACCAGTTGCTCGCCGCGCAGGACATGCTCTTAGTCGAGGCCGGACCGCTCCAGACTCTGACCGCGTTCGCACGCCGGCACCCTGCAGTGCGGAGCGGGGCGAGCGCGGTGGTGCCTATGCTTCCAGCCCGCCCCCAGGGGCAGGCAGCGGACCGGCGGTCCCTGCTCGGCGCGGTGGCCCGGCTGTGGACCGAGGGCCATGATCTGAACGCCGCCTCACTCAGTCAACTGTGGGCCGACGGCGAGAGCCATGCCGCCCGCCGGTCACCGGTCGCACCGGGACGGTCGTGATGCTCGTGCGACTCCTGCGTGCCGTTGCCCAGGCGATGATCGCCGCAGGGAGCATCTGGGTGTACGTCCCGCCCGTCCGCCAGCTCGACGAACCCGGCCCGGGACATCCCGAGAGAGTCGTCCCGCTCAGCGACGTCGAGCGCAGCCTGGAGCGTGCGCTGCTCGGCGAGTGCGAATGACGGCGGATCCTCGCCCGGACACCGTGGGGGAAGCCGACAGGTCGCGTCACGCCGGCCCACCCGGCGTCCGGGTGGGCCGGCCGCTGACGGTCTGCGAAGCGGTACGCGGGCCGCCCGCGGCGGTCAGTATGGTCCCTGAAATCCGGCGGCAACGTCCGCCAGCGCGGGCAGGTCCACCGGTGCCTGTCCGCACAGTTGCAGACATGCCTCCACTATGCTGCCAGCACCGGGGTGGAACGCCTCCTCCAGCGGCCAGGACACCGGCGCCGGACAGTCCGGCAGCGCCAGCCGCCGTACCGGCGCCGTCAAGGCGTCCGGTATGTGCTCGGCCACCACCGCCGCCACCTCTGCGGTGAATCCGTACCGTGCCCAGCTGGTGTCGGCCACGACCAGCCGCCCCGTCCTGGCAACCGACTCGCAGATGATCCGCTCGTCCAACGGCCGCAGGCTGCGCACGTCGATCACTTCCGCGCTGATCCCACGTTCGGCCAGCTGACCGGCCGCCCGTTCCGCCTCGTGCACCATGAGCGAGGTCGCGA is part of the Streptomyces sp. NBC_00654 genome and encodes:
- a CDS encoding DUF6059 family protein, yielding MLVRLLRAVAQAMIAAGSIWVYVPPVRQLDEPGPGHPERVVPLSDVERSLERALLGECE